In the Arthrobacter sp. 31Y genome, one interval contains:
- a CDS encoding NUDIX hydrolase: protein MPASHPAPERFPVTVDVVALTVRDAQLSVLLITRLIEPFKGKPALPGGFVLAGEDLLEAAGRELAEETGVEQLPGHLEQLGSYGPKGRDPRGDVLTVAHLLLAPDFPVLSAGSDAEHAAWYPVRDILDGKLELAFDHARILDDALERAKSKLEYSPLGAAFCDEEFTIAQLRAVYEAVWGTRLDPRNFHRKATGTPGFLEDTGRMTAGDAGRPAALFRLAPEARPTPGQPTRAVLNPPLMRPRE, encoded by the coding sequence ATGCCTGCATCCCATCCAGCGCCCGAGCGCTTTCCGGTAACGGTCGACGTCGTCGCCCTGACTGTGCGCGACGCGCAGCTGAGCGTCCTTCTCATCACGCGCCTCATCGAACCCTTCAAGGGCAAGCCCGCGCTCCCCGGCGGATTCGTTCTGGCGGGCGAGGATCTGCTTGAGGCGGCGGGCCGAGAGCTCGCGGAGGAAACCGGCGTCGAGCAACTTCCGGGACATCTGGAACAGTTGGGTAGTTACGGCCCGAAGGGGCGCGACCCCCGCGGTGACGTCCTCACAGTGGCGCACCTGCTCCTGGCACCGGACTTTCCCGTGTTGTCGGCGGGCAGCGACGCCGAACACGCCGCCTGGTATCCGGTGCGGGACATCCTTGACGGGAAGCTTGAGCTCGCCTTCGATCACGCACGGATCCTTGACGACGCCTTGGAGCGGGCAAAGTCCAAGCTCGAATACTCACCCTTGGGTGCCGCGTTCTGCGACGAGGAATTCACCATCGCCCAGCTCCGCGCCGTGTACGAAGCGGTGTGGGGGACGCGCCTGGACCCGCGGAACTTCCACAGAAAAGCCACCGGAACGCCTGGCTTCCTGGAAGACACGGGGCGCATGACAGCGGGCGACGCCGGGCGGCCGGCTGCGCTGTTCCGGCTCGCCCCCGAGGCGCGCCCGACGCCGGGCCAGCCCACCCGCGCGGTGCTGAACCCGCCGCTGATGCGCCCGCGCGAATAA
- a CDS encoding SPFH domain-containing protein, which yields MAIIKRYPWISHFLGSPTGYVVHLQKGTVRHRGVGQAFFFRPANSVLSEVPVDDQELPTLFHAITRDHQDVSVQANVTYRFIDPVAVSTRLDFGLQAAGKAPATGREQVSTIIGQLCQSHAIDQIATTTLAEALERGVSQLRLVLTEALRADARLQSTGIEILGVQVLAIRPEADVERALQTPVREQLQAEADRAVYERRAVAVERERTISENEMASQIELAVRRENLVAQEGANARRAAEEKAAAGLIEAQGSAERKGIGAEAEAHQIRLVGEAAAAREAATMEVYRGMEQATLLALAFKDAAGSLPNIGNLTITPDLLSGALAGLFKEPAATVEATK from the coding sequence ATGGCAATCATCAAGCGCTACCCCTGGATCAGCCATTTCCTTGGCAGCCCCACCGGTTACGTCGTCCACCTACAGAAGGGGACGGTCAGGCACCGGGGCGTGGGTCAGGCATTCTTCTTCCGTCCCGCGAACTCTGTTTTGAGTGAGGTACCCGTGGACGATCAGGAACTGCCCACCCTCTTTCACGCCATCACCCGCGACCACCAGGATGTGAGCGTTCAGGCCAACGTCACCTACCGCTTTATCGATCCCGTGGCCGTTTCCACCCGCCTCGACTTCGGACTCCAGGCCGCCGGCAAAGCACCCGCAACAGGACGCGAGCAGGTGTCCACCATCATCGGCCAGCTGTGCCAGAGCCACGCGATAGACCAGATCGCCACCACCACACTGGCCGAAGCACTGGAACGCGGAGTCAGCCAGCTCCGTCTGGTCCTAACGGAGGCACTGCGGGCAGATGCACGGCTACAGTCCACCGGCATCGAAATCCTCGGCGTGCAGGTACTGGCCATCCGGCCCGAAGCCGACGTCGAACGTGCGCTGCAGACACCCGTGCGTGAACAGCTCCAAGCCGAAGCGGACCGGGCTGTGTACGAGCGGCGGGCAGTCGCCGTCGAACGTGAACGCACTATTTCCGAGAACGAGATGGCGAGCCAGATCGAACTCGCCGTCCGGCGGGAGAACCTGGTGGCCCAAGAGGGTGCGAACGCCCGCCGCGCCGCCGAAGAGAAAGCTGCCGCCGGCCTGATCGAGGCCCAAGGATCTGCCGAACGAAAAGGCATTGGCGCCGAGGCCGAAGCACACCAGATCCGGTTGGTGGGCGAAGCGGCCGCAGCCCGTGAGGCCGCAACCATGGAGGTCTACCGCGGCATGGAACAGGCCACGCTACTGGCCTTGGCTTTCAAGGATGCAGCCGGCAGCCTGCCGAACATCGGGAACCTCACCATCACCCCGGACCTGCTCAGCGGAGCACTTGCCGGACTGTTCAAGGAACCCGCCGCTACTGTAGAAGCCACCAAGTAA
- a CDS encoding NAD(+)/NADH kinase, with amino-acid sequence MATPRIVIVHRRTELQELLDRHATRGQAEFFLRTRGRSIQDVQDRHDQLTSALATIRAAVPSDWRQAEVERADLSRFLLTAEDIIAVVGQDGLVANVAKYLNGQPVIGIDPEPGANPGVLVRHTPARAAALLGAADVGRLHCQDLTTVTATLDDGQQLSALNEVFVGHASHQSAKYTVTVPSFKVPGGQSERQSSSGLIVSTGTGATGWCASIALDRGGRALPAPSDPRLAWFVREAWPSPVTGASLTEGVLEAGEVLRITVASDQLVVFGDGMEDDRLTASWGQEITVQLGQRPLRLVV; translated from the coding sequence ATGGCAACCCCGCGCATCGTCATCGTCCACCGGCGAACCGAACTCCAGGAACTCCTGGACCGGCATGCCACCCGGGGCCAGGCCGAGTTCTTCCTCCGCACCCGTGGCCGCAGCATCCAGGACGTACAGGACCGGCACGATCAGCTCACCTCCGCACTCGCAACCATCCGGGCGGCAGTACCCTCCGATTGGCGCCAGGCAGAAGTGGAACGCGCGGACCTGAGCCGCTTCCTGCTCACCGCCGAGGACATCATCGCTGTGGTGGGGCAGGACGGACTCGTAGCGAACGTTGCCAAGTACCTGAACGGCCAGCCGGTGATCGGCATCGATCCTGAGCCAGGCGCAAACCCGGGCGTACTGGTCCGGCACACGCCGGCCCGCGCTGCAGCATTGCTTGGCGCCGCTGACGTTGGGCGGCTGCACTGCCAGGACCTCACCACAGTGACGGCAACGCTCGACGACGGTCAGCAGCTTTCGGCGCTGAATGAAGTCTTCGTGGGGCACGCTTCGCACCAGTCGGCAAAGTACACCGTCACTGTCCCGAGCTTCAAGGTTCCGGGTGGGCAGAGCGAGCGGCAGTCGTCATCTGGCCTTATCGTTTCCACAGGCACAGGGGCCACCGGCTGGTGCGCCTCCATCGCCTTGGATCGCGGCGGCCGTGCCCTGCCTGCCCCGAGCGATCCGCGGCTCGCGTGGTTCGTCCGCGAAGCATGGCCTTCACCTGTCACCGGTGCCTCGTTGACAGAAGGTGTCCTGGAAGCAGGCGAAGTCCTTCGGATTACCGTGGCTTCCGATCAGCTGGTGGTCTTCGGCGACGGCATGGAAGATGACCGGCTGACGGCGTCCTGGGGGCAGGAGATCACGGTGCAGTTGGGGCAGAGGCCGCTGCGCTTGGTTGTTTGA
- a CDS encoding type I restriction endonuclease has translation MEFAERLSALAAKVRQQRGIIETEEATKNAFVMPFISSILGYDVFNPLEVVPEFTADVGVKKGEKIDYAIVKDGEVQILIECKKSVEPVKIEHASQLFRYFAVTNARIAILTNGETYQFFTDLDAPNRMDAKPFLVLDLNDIDETLLPELQKLSKDVFDLDSIISAAGELKYIGELKRTLAAQFREPEDEWVKFLTSRVYTGAYTQRVREQFTALVAKATKQFLNDQVNERLKKALGAQAYAPSDDIAAAAVSSKPVAEADLAEADALETTLEEIEGYQIVRAIVCSEVKPNRVVQRDAKSYFAVLLDDNNRKPIARLHFNRTQKYLGLFDANKEETRMPIGSLEEIYEHTEVLRATVKSYL, from the coding sequence ATGGAATTTGCAGAACGGCTGTCGGCACTAGCAGCAAAAGTCCGTCAACAGCGAGGCATTATTGAGACAGAGGAAGCAACGAAGAATGCCTTCGTCATGCCTTTCATCTCCTCAATCCTTGGCTACGATGTATTCAACCCGCTGGAGGTAGTTCCCGAGTTCACCGCGGATGTGGGCGTGAAAAAGGGTGAGAAAATTGACTATGCCATCGTCAAGGATGGCGAAGTTCAGATTCTCATTGAGTGCAAAAAATCGGTTGAGCCCGTAAAGATCGAGCACGCTTCTCAGCTATTTCGCTATTTTGCGGTGACGAACGCCAGAATAGCTATTCTCACAAACGGGGAAACCTATCAGTTTTTCACCGATCTCGATGCTCCCAACAGGATGGATGCGAAGCCGTTCCTGGTGCTGGATCTGAACGACATCGATGAAACGCTGTTGCCCGAGCTACAGAAGCTTTCCAAAGATGTCTTCGACCTCGATTCCATTATCAGCGCAGCAGGCGAACTGAAATATATCGGTGAACTCAAAAGGACCCTCGCGGCACAGTTCCGGGAGCCCGAAGATGAATGGGTCAAGTTCCTCACTTCACGCGTCTATACGGGCGCGTATACGCAGCGTGTTCGCGAGCAGTTCACAGCACTTGTAGCTAAGGCGACAAAGCAGTTTCTGAATGATCAGGTCAATGAACGTCTCAAGAAAGCACTTGGAGCCCAGGCGTATGCGCCCAGTGACGATATAGCTGCCGCCGCAGTGTCGAGCAAGCCCGTTGCTGAGGCTGATCTAGCAGAGGCAGACGCCTTGGAAACCACTCTTGAGGAAATTGAGGGGTACCAAATCGTTCGCGCTATCGTTTGCAGCGAAGTCAAACCAAACCGGGTCGTCCAACGTGACGCCAAGTCATACTTCGCAGTGCTACTTGATGACAACAACCGTAAGCCAATCGCTCGGCTCCATTTCAATAGAACTCAGAAGTACCTGGGCTTGTTTGATGCAAACAAGGAAGAGACTCGCATGCCAATCGGCTCCCTAGAGGAAATCTACGAGCACACAGAAGTTCTCCGGGCAACCGTAAAGAGCTACCTCTGA
- a CDS encoding GNAT family N-acetyltransferase, protein MAINFDVRRAEPTDALEMAKVHVDTWRETYRGLMSDSALDDPELLAWREKFWTAALSDPRYEKNNAAVAVHEERVIGIAMSGPSPEHAEGQQELFVLYTYAAFHGSGVGAALLNEVISPSTPAVLWVADPNPRAQAFYRKNGFIADGTVKIEDDVKDVRMVRTHTN, encoded by the coding sequence ATGGCAATCAACTTTGATGTGCGTCGTGCTGAACCAACGGATGCGCTGGAGATGGCGAAAGTTCATGTGGATACCTGGCGCGAAACTTATCGGGGCTTGATGAGCGACTCCGCGCTGGACGACCCAGAGCTCCTGGCGTGGCGGGAAAAATTCTGGACCGCAGCGCTGAGTGATCCTCGCTATGAAAAGAACAACGCCGCTGTAGCTGTACACGAAGAGAGAGTGATCGGCATTGCTATGTCAGGCCCCTCGCCTGAGCATGCTGAAGGGCAGCAGGAGTTGTTTGTCTTGTACACCTATGCTGCGTTCCACGGCTCGGGGGTGGGAGCGGCGTTACTTAACGAAGTCATCAGCCCCTCGACGCCTGCGGTGTTGTGGGTGGCCGATCCCAATCCGCGAGCCCAAGCTTTCTATCGGAAGAACGGATTCATCGCCGATGGCACAGTGAAGATTGAAGACGACGTGAAGGACGTTCGAATGGTTCGCACTCATACGAACTAG
- the ggt gene encoding gamma-glutamyltransferase, whose translation MTHVRRQLAAVTAALALTATSGAMASPAFADPRETDKTATATGYGGAVSTVDPEASAAAIEVLRKGGNAADAAVAAAATLGVTEPYSAGIGGGGYFVFYDAKTKQVGTIDGRETAPAGMPNDAFIDPATKKPYNFTPELVTSGVSVGVPGTPATWERALERWGTLDLGEALKPAIKVANRGFVVDETFRQQTLDNKLRFDAFTSTRDLFLPGGDAPAVGSVFKNHDLAATYRQLAKEGTDAFYGGPLAEEIVKTVQAPPKTATTELPVPVGFMTTQDLANYKVLDQDPTKVEYRGYEVFGMAPSSSGGTTVGESLNILENYDLKGMTPVDALHHYIEASSLAFADRGAYVGDPAFVNVPTKTLLNDVFAKERSCEIDPTAAAPKPVAPGNIEKYDGACPAAVAPLANETDTENISTTNLTVADKWGNVVEYTLTIEQTGGSGIVVPGRGFLLNNELTDFSTVYDPKDPNRIEANKRPRSSMSPTIILKDQKPFLALGSPGGSTIITTVLQTILNRVDLGMTVSEALAAPRTSPRNGVTVSSEPAFIEAYGPALESLGHDLVPAGDAFTSAAEIGAATAIEFNPDGSLTAAAEPERRGGGSAMVVKQTRPGR comes from the coding sequence ATGACACATGTGAGACGTCAATTGGCTGCGGTCACGGCAGCCTTGGCACTGACCGCGACGAGCGGCGCGATGGCCAGTCCGGCCTTCGCTGACCCCCGCGAAACAGACAAGACAGCCACGGCTACCGGCTATGGCGGCGCCGTGAGCACCGTGGATCCCGAAGCTTCAGCAGCCGCCATCGAAGTATTACGGAAGGGTGGCAATGCTGCCGACGCCGCCGTCGCCGCAGCAGCAACCTTGGGAGTTACGGAGCCCTACAGCGCAGGCATTGGTGGCGGCGGCTACTTCGTGTTCTATGACGCGAAGACCAAGCAAGTAGGGACCATCGACGGCCGTGAAACCGCTCCAGCAGGCATGCCGAACGATGCCTTCATCGACCCGGCAACCAAGAAGCCGTATAACTTCACTCCCGAGCTTGTGACCAGCGGCGTTTCCGTCGGCGTACCCGGCACACCCGCTACATGGGAGCGGGCGCTGGAGCGCTGGGGCACGTTGGATTTGGGCGAGGCGCTGAAGCCGGCCATCAAGGTGGCAAACCGCGGTTTTGTTGTGGACGAGACTTTCCGGCAGCAAACGTTGGACAACAAGCTCCGCTTTGACGCGTTCACCTCCACCCGAGACCTGTTCCTCCCCGGCGGCGACGCTCCCGCCGTCGGAAGTGTCTTCAAGAATCACGATCTCGCGGCGACCTACAGGCAACTTGCCAAAGAGGGCACTGACGCCTTTTATGGCGGCCCGCTTGCAGAGGAAATCGTGAAAACGGTTCAGGCTCCGCCGAAGACGGCCACAACCGAACTTCCCGTCCCTGTTGGGTTCATGACCACCCAGGACTTGGCCAACTACAAGGTCCTGGACCAGGACCCCACCAAGGTTGAGTACCGTGGCTACGAGGTCTTCGGCATGGCTCCTTCCAGCAGCGGCGGCACCACAGTGGGTGAGTCGCTGAACATCCTGGAGAATTACGACCTCAAAGGCATGACACCTGTTGATGCCTTGCACCATTACATCGAGGCCAGCTCGCTGGCATTCGCGGATCGTGGTGCCTACGTTGGCGATCCTGCTTTCGTCAATGTCCCCACCAAAACACTGCTGAACGACGTCTTTGCCAAGGAACGCTCCTGCGAGATTGATCCGACGGCGGCAGCTCCCAAACCTGTCGCCCCCGGCAATATAGAAAAGTACGACGGCGCGTGCCCGGCTGCCGTGGCGCCCCTCGCCAATGAAACGGACACGGAGAACATCTCCACGACGAACCTAACGGTGGCCGACAAGTGGGGCAACGTGGTGGAATACACGCTGACGATCGAGCAGACCGGCGGTTCGGGAATCGTTGTCCCGGGCCGGGGTTTCCTGCTCAACAACGAGCTGACTGACTTCAGCACGGTCTATGACCCGAAGGATCCCAACCGGATTGAAGCGAACAAGCGGCCGCGGTCCTCAATGTCGCCCACCATCATCCTCAAGGACCAGAAGCCGTTCCTGGCACTGGGCTCCCCCGGCGGATCGACCATCATCACCACGGTGCTGCAGACCATCCTGAACCGCGTCGACTTGGGGATGACGGTCTCGGAAGCCCTCGCTGCGCCACGTACTTCACCACGGAACGGCGTCACGGTCAGCTCCGAGCCTGCCTTTATTGAGGCCTATGGTCCCGCCCTGGAGTCGTTGGGGCATGATCTGGTTCCGGCTGGCGACGCCTTCACGTCAGCTGCCGAGATTGGGGCCGCAACCGCCATTGAGTTCAATCCGGACGGATCGTTGACTGCGGCCGCGGAGCCTGAACGCCGTGGCGGAGGTTCGGCGATGGTGGTGAAGCAGACGAGACCTGGCAGGTAA
- a CDS encoding SoxR reducing system RseC family protein, which produces MNRSPLVWLFLALVLGTYAVSIFVSDSDQTWWSVLSGIIIAAASLLTLWRFGREVRKNRQP; this is translated from the coding sequence ATGAACCGCAGTCCGTTGGTTTGGCTCTTTCTGGCATTGGTCCTGGGCACCTATGCTGTGTCCATTTTCGTTTCCGACTCAGATCAAACGTGGTGGTCCGTTCTGTCCGGAATCATCATTGCGGCCGCATCATTGCTCACGCTGTGGAGGTTTGGCCGGGAGGTCAGGAAGAACCGACAACCCTAA
- a CDS encoding membrane protein — protein MVSAFLSDIRRPWLWLGSAICAVLVIGLVGVLIGMTRLEPQTPPGIDGVLRQASLSLMLTAAAVTGSFSFTSDYRTGCFTRRALLFHRGPAFAARAASTSLTAVLVGATVGALFGATGGILAGAWGFSVQTVLAFAGMAAMGSLWGFALGSLIRNHLVSLFVVPLSLLLPELLADSYGHAEQYLFPVLAADWADQVTVHIPASGSFIGAAIWLVVVTAVAFGMFLKRDLA, from the coding sequence GTGGTGTCCGCCTTTCTCTCTGACATCAGAAGGCCCTGGTTGTGGCTGGGATCAGCCATCTGTGCCGTGCTGGTGATAGGGCTCGTGGGCGTACTCATTGGCATGACGAGGCTCGAACCCCAAACTCCACCGGGAATTGACGGCGTTCTCCGGCAAGCAAGTTTGTCCCTCATGCTCACGGCAGCTGCGGTGACGGGGTCCTTCTCCTTCACCTCGGATTATCGGACGGGGTGCTTCACACGCAGGGCACTGCTGTTCCATCGGGGACCGGCTTTCGCTGCCCGGGCGGCCAGCACTTCTCTGACGGCCGTCCTGGTTGGTGCAACCGTAGGCGCGCTGTTCGGAGCGACCGGAGGAATCTTGGCCGGAGCATGGGGATTCAGCGTTCAAACAGTCCTGGCGTTCGCGGGCATGGCCGCCATGGGATCGCTATGGGGCTTTGCCCTCGGATCCCTTATACGCAACCACCTGGTGAGCCTCTTTGTGGTGCCCCTGAGTCTGCTGCTTCCGGAGCTCCTTGCTGATTCATATGGGCACGCCGAACAGTACCTCTTCCCCGTCCTGGCCGCTGACTGGGCCGACCAAGTAACAGTCCACATACCCGCTTCAGGTTCTTTTATTGGAGCCGCTATCTGGCTTGTAGTAGTTACAGCGGTTGCGTTCGGGATGTTCCTGAAGCGGGATCTGGCATGA
- a CDS encoding ABC transporter ATP-binding protein encodes MTIHASFEAFSKKRGSRFAVEDLTFDVAAGRVVGLIGPNGAGKSTALAGLTGLVEATSGRATVFGRDYRTLPRPATKVGVNLDGMDVEPGLTGRRHLQICRLASGAEPDSVERVLELVDLAGEGNKKVRDYSLGMRQRLGIASALVGSPEMLVLDEPANGLDPEGIQWLRKFVREFVASGGSALISSHQLMELEQVADEVVILKQRTLFRGTLEEAKELGGGSLESAYFKILEGSR; translated from the coding sequence ATGACAATCCACGCCAGTTTCGAGGCGTTCAGTAAGAAGCGAGGCTCGCGGTTCGCTGTTGAAGATCTAACTTTCGACGTAGCGGCCGGTCGGGTGGTGGGCCTGATTGGTCCCAACGGGGCCGGAAAGAGCACCGCGCTCGCTGGGCTGACAGGCCTTGTGGAAGCAACGTCCGGGCGCGCAACCGTCTTCGGCCGTGACTACCGGACACTGCCCAGGCCCGCCACCAAAGTTGGGGTGAATCTGGACGGCATGGACGTGGAGCCTGGGCTGACGGGACGCCGGCACCTGCAGATCTGCCGGCTCGCTTCCGGGGCTGAGCCGGACAGCGTTGAGCGCGTCCTTGAGTTGGTGGATCTGGCAGGTGAAGGAAATAAGAAGGTACGGGACTACTCGCTGGGAATGCGGCAACGCCTGGGAATTGCCTCCGCGTTGGTGGGCAGCCCGGAAATGCTGGTCCTCGATGAGCCCGCCAACGGCCTGGACCCTGAGGGCATCCAGTGGCTGCGGAAGTTTGTCCGGGAATTCGTCGCATCCGGCGGGAGCGCACTGATCTCAAGTCACCAGCTCATGGAGTTGGAACAGGTTGCGGATGAAGTGGTGATCCTCAAACAAAGGACGCTGTTTCGAGGCACCCTCGAGGAAGCCAAAGAGCTCGGCGGAGGCAGCTTGGAATCCGCGTATTTCAAGATTCTGGAGGGCTCCCGGTGA
- the mpaP gene encoding daptide biosynthesis intramembrane metalloprotease, which translates to MRGELEWPVQLASSASVDVPLQEGGPWIVAINGVPKARVSSDVADVLKAVDGDMQPAQIAQLLGPVWTPADVEGIVRQLAHTGIFDDGAGPAETRRVQFRPPFTVQFTLFNPAPLLERFRPAVAAMMRPAGAVAALLLLLSGLIGVFFAGPSMWRVLSTPLPLEAYLYVVAAMFVSTLLHELGHGMALTYFGGTPRRIGIMLFYLSPAFFCDVTDGWRLSSGKQRVLVALAGPLVHVALGSIAMTGQVFIPDSPVKDAAVLYGMICYAVAVLNLFPFIKLDGYVALMSAVDIPHLRKKSMDGLADVVRSRVLGSRIPSPNLGYLPWFGLASFLSGIAFMVVGYQRLVPIFLQLGYVGHLVVFAVLCLLLVMAAKGVFRFFRVATLKGSPAWRRILVVGLGVLVVGALLALVPMRSVTVAGYTYADGQLRIVTPLQGSGKAFEPGDHVTLQSQGMIIHEKLGQAAIGDPPPSNSMATLDTIAPIALAGNNLPVLAYPSELESGMNLSSSGRAEVTSQRELSLGEWLWETAMNSPLWPGRSGQTTQSTRGNS; encoded by the coding sequence GTGCGCGGTGAACTTGAGTGGCCGGTGCAGCTTGCATCGTCTGCATCCGTTGACGTGCCGCTGCAGGAGGGCGGGCCTTGGATCGTCGCCATCAATGGTGTGCCGAAAGCGCGGGTCTCGTCCGACGTCGCCGATGTCTTGAAAGCTGTGGACGGTGACATGCAACCAGCCCAGATCGCCCAGCTGCTGGGACCCGTCTGGACGCCTGCGGACGTGGAAGGGATTGTGCGCCAGTTGGCGCACACGGGAATTTTCGACGACGGCGCGGGGCCGGCTGAGACTCGACGGGTCCAGTTCAGACCGCCCTTCACCGTGCAATTCACCCTTTTCAACCCGGCACCGCTGTTGGAGAGATTCCGCCCGGCAGTTGCAGCCATGATGAGACCCGCTGGGGCAGTCGCAGCACTGTTGCTCCTGCTCAGCGGATTGATCGGTGTGTTTTTCGCAGGGCCCAGCATGTGGCGTGTTCTCTCAACGCCACTTCCTTTGGAGGCCTATTTGTACGTGGTGGCAGCGATGTTCGTGTCCACCCTGCTGCACGAACTGGGTCATGGCATGGCGCTAACTTACTTTGGCGGCACGCCGCGGCGGATCGGGATCATGTTGTTCTACCTCTCGCCGGCCTTTTTCTGCGACGTTACCGATGGGTGGCGCTTGAGTTCCGGAAAGCAGCGGGTGCTCGTGGCCCTTGCCGGACCGTTGGTGCATGTTGCCCTAGGGAGCATTGCCATGACGGGTCAGGTGTTCATCCCGGACTCGCCTGTGAAGGATGCCGCAGTGCTCTACGGGATGATTTGCTACGCCGTGGCGGTGTTGAATCTCTTTCCCTTCATCAAATTGGACGGCTACGTAGCTTTGATGTCTGCAGTGGACATCCCCCACCTCCGGAAGAAGTCGATGGATGGGTTGGCCGACGTCGTCCGCTCACGCGTTCTCGGTTCCCGGATCCCTTCCCCAAACCTGGGCTACCTCCCGTGGTTTGGGCTTGCGAGCTTCTTATCAGGAATTGCCTTCATGGTGGTCGGTTACCAACGACTCGTGCCGATCTTCCTGCAGCTTGGCTATGTGGGGCATCTTGTTGTCTTCGCTGTCCTTTGCCTGCTGCTGGTGATGGCTGCCAAGGGTGTCTTCCGGTTTTTCCGTGTGGCAACCCTGAAGGGAAGCCCGGCATGGAGGAGGATCCTGGTCGTCGGTTTGGGCGTCCTTGTTGTCGGAGCACTCTTAGCGCTCGTGCCCATGAGGTCCGTGACCGTAGCCGGCTACACGTATGCAGACGGCCAATTGCGCATCGTGACCCCGCTGCAAGGTTCCGGCAAGGCGTTCGAACCCGGTGATCATGTGACTCTGCAATCGCAGGGAATGATCATCCACGAAAAACTGGGCCAGGCCGCCATTGGTGACCCGCCGCCGTCGAACTCCATGGCAACGCTGGACACCATCGCCCCGATCGCCCTAGCCGGCAACAACCTGCCGGTACTGGCCTATCCAAGCGAGTTGGAATCAGGCATGAACCTGTCCTCCTCCGGACGCGCCGAAGTGACCAGCCAACGGGAGCTCAGCTTGGGGGAGTGGCTGTGGGAGACGGCCATGAACTCGCCGCTATGGCCGGGACGGTCCGGGCAAACCACCCAATCCACGAGGGGGAACTCATGA
- a CDS encoding YcaO-like family protein, which produces MSVDAVRTLHPSLGLVSEASVYVPNEVGLWRTVGRLANSAPGAQLASAVGAYDVTKRASLTRGAGEAVERFALVPAPADSERLLARSGSLDMRMDYVGAGLGCASALACDFPWYRATDLLTGDPTLVPAPVVDYTPGRGQLNPWDAYFDPSPNGAASGPSEAFAQRSGIAEVVERDAFLAAWRRRTPLEKFDAESMPVATRQAPETRGLGLLMIAARAAGVEPTLAFIPSNDSPLLTAVCIITEQKGSAGFGAVGLKAASDPVIALRGALQEGLQIRELYLAREESARPASVGPVSELTDAPVADVPVTDDDSRADFWTTAPAIAELRQWVGTFTSSCFPASHPVPDVDILVQHLAGRNISTHWVNLTHRLPPAIQELGWVAGKAICPGAVPLTMDESKGLFVMPGCPSTPHPLI; this is translated from the coding sequence ATGAGCGTAGATGCCGTACGAACGCTCCACCCTTCCTTGGGACTCGTGTCAGAAGCATCCGTGTACGTACCCAATGAGGTGGGGCTGTGGCGAACCGTGGGGCGATTAGCCAATAGCGCACCGGGTGCTCAGCTCGCTTCTGCCGTAGGCGCCTACGACGTCACGAAGCGGGCATCGCTGACGAGAGGGGCGGGTGAAGCGGTTGAACGATTCGCACTGGTTCCCGCGCCCGCAGATTCCGAGCGATTGCTTGCTCGGAGCGGCAGCCTCGACATGAGAATGGATTATGTGGGTGCCGGTTTAGGATGCGCGTCAGCCCTCGCCTGCGACTTCCCTTGGTACCGGGCCACTGATCTGCTGACGGGAGACCCCACCCTGGTGCCCGCTCCCGTTGTGGACTACACCCCTGGACGCGGACAGCTGAACCCCTGGGATGCATACTTCGATCCCTCACCCAACGGCGCAGCCTCCGGCCCCTCGGAAGCCTTCGCCCAGCGCTCCGGCATAGCGGAGGTAGTGGAACGCGATGCCTTCCTTGCAGCGTGGCGGCGGAGGACCCCGCTGGAAAAGTTCGATGCCGAAAGCATGCCCGTAGCTACCCGTCAGGCGCCGGAAACCAGGGGACTTGGTTTGCTCATGATTGCTGCCCGGGCGGCCGGCGTGGAACCCACCCTTGCCTTCATTCCGAGCAACGACAGCCCGCTGTTGACTGCAGTTTGCATCATCACGGAGCAGAAGGGGTCTGCTGGCTTTGGCGCCGTGGGACTCAAAGCAGCCTCGGACCCTGTCATTGCCCTCAGGGGAGCTCTCCAAGAAGGGCTGCAAATCCGGGAGCTCTATCTAGCCCGGGAAGAGTCTGCCCGCCCGGCTTCGGTCGGGCCAGTCTCCGAGTTGACGGATGCACCGGTGGCGGATGTGCCGGTGACGGATGACGACTCCCGTGCTGACTTCTGGACAACTGCACCGGCGATCGCTGAGTTGAGGCAGTGGGTTGGAACCTTCACATCGTCCTGCTTTCCCGCAAGCCACCCTGTGCCTGACGTGGATATCCTGGTGCAGCATTTGGCCGGACGAAACATCAGCACTCACTGGGTCAACCTCACGCACAGGCTTCCCCCAGCGATCCAGGAGTTGGGGTGGGTGGCCGGTAAGGCCATCTGCCCCGGGGCTGTCCCCTTGACCATGGACGAGAGCAAAGGGCTGTTTGTCATGCCTGGCTGCCCCTCAACCCCGCATCCATTGATATGA